The Aspergillus nidulans FGSC A4 chromosome VIII genome contains the following window.
tttatttattttattttattttattttttttttgctatAGCTAGAATACTATGTTGTGAAATTGTCTCGTTAGCTTATTCGATGCCTAGAGGCGCTATCCGCAAGTCTGCCTGCGATTTGAACCAGAAACGTCAATACCTTGTACGGACAATGGTATTGCCAAAATTAGTGCTGTTATGTCTGTTGGCAAAAGCCAGCACTGTGCAGACGAACTTATTATATGCCAATATCTCGTCGAGTGCAAGCGACGAATGACCGGGCGCAGCCAGATGGAAGTGAAggctggagatgctgaaattTGTACCAGCAACCATTGACTGCTTTGGGGTGAACGAATTCAATCCCGGATGGTGATCATCCGCCGAGACAGGAACACGATGCGTGCGAACGCAGTAGGCCTGGCACTCTGAGAGTGGGTTGCCCGTCTTGGAGGCTCACCGGGTTCAGGACTCTGGTGTAACTTGTGAGAACGGCATCGTAGGCCTCTGCCCGGCCAATCTCTCTTGGTAGACCGGCTGGTTTCAGCACGGCGCCAACTTCGATAGTGGTATAAAGAGCTTCCGTAAACCTTGTCTAAAATCTCAACAAGGCTTTTATATTATCCAGCTCAGACATATTAGACACATTTTCGCCCAGTGAAAGCACCAAAACATCTCGATGAAGCAATCTACAGTTGCGCTCCTTGGAGTCGGCATGCTGGGCGGCGCCGCTGCTTTGCCCGCAGGACAGCTTGCCAACGGCCCTCAGGACGGTAAGTGAGGTGATGATCATTACAACCCCCTGCTTCAATACATgcacatcatcatcctcctccagcactaGCCAGAAGCCGTATTGGTAGTGATAAATTGAACCCAGCAGCCTCCATGCATAACCTCCAGGCGCGCCAAGTTGCCGGGACCAATGAGCAAGGCATCGTGCCACCGGTCACCGATTACGTGTTTGGCTCTCCTCCAGTTATACCTTATCCTACTTGGGGCATGTTTGCTCCGGGAACCGAGTTCAATGCTGATGCATTCGCCGCTGCGTTCCTTGAAGTTGGCGGTCTGCCatcgtcaacttcaactACGGTTTCTGAGGCTTCTGTGACTCCAGCAGCCAGTCCCATCCCTGCGGTGGCCACTGCTGGAACCTCAATCTCGACTCCAGCGGCTTCTGCAGCGACCTCTGCTGTTTCAAGGGCTACTCCTGCCTAGGCCGTGACACAACTCGCCGGTTGGGTACGGTCTACTCCTGCCACCAGGGACACGGCTCGAGAGAGTACGAGTGGGAAGGTCATTGTACGGAAACATTCCACTTTTATAATTGTGCTTTGTTTCGGCGTCTTTGTCGTTTTTGGCGTTCGCATGGGGTAGGGTTTTGGTTACACGGCCATTCCTTTCAGTAAAGCCAGCCATCAATGTGAACCAAATTAGTATTTTTGCAAGGAAAAACGATCTCCGTCCAATAATAGGTTTCAGCGTCTGCATTTTGCATAGCTCTGGGTGTCTGGGACATTCTTCCTTACGTCGCTTGACAGGTGGATACGTTCAGTTATGGGTTTGATAAGCCCCTTCATGATCTTGCCGGATCCTGCTCGCATTTCCTAGAAGCCCCTGGATCTTACCGAATTTGTAGAAATTCCGCCAGTCAATACAAGCCATAAAAGAAGCCTGACCACGGTTATGAACGATCGCATGCGCGTCCAGCCGTCGCCGGCACAGTTAGCTCTAGGGAGCGGTGTCTCATTGTAAGTGAAGGCGTTGAAGCTCTTCTGCGGTCGCTGCTGCCAGCCCGCTCCCTGActcgcaatctcctccttctacTATGCCGGGTCGGTGAGGGCGATTACTGCGTTCATTGACGGCGGCGGGAGTCCGTGGAATACGACCAGCGAGCGGCTGTACCGCGCCAGGTGGTTGATGATCTGGACAGCGCTGGCGCCTTTGCCCGAGTATTCCAACGCGCTTGTCAGCCAACCCAGTGAGCTTTGAAATCTCTAATGGCTCGCCTGTGAACTGGCAGTCCCAAGCGTGCGGTGTGGAAGAGCCTCCTCTTGTACTTGGTGATATCCGGGTAGCTGGGGACACGAGGACTTGCAAAAGAGCCcgaggagaggaggacaaTGTCTTGAACTGCTTCTCTCTGCCTTGTTTGTATCTGATACATTTTCAAGCAGCTGGTCAGCTACGTACCAGATCTTCTTGTCCTCGTCCCACGCCAAACCTCGCACAATGGTGCGGAACATGGCCCGGGCCTCTAGTCCCCAATGCTTGCAATACGCTCGGCATGTTCGCGAATCTAGGTGCCACTGGCGTACCTGTGTCGTGGCATGTATCCTGTCTCCTCTAGGAGCGGCATATAAATATAACTCTCCGTGTTGCACATCAACCCGGGTACCGATTCCAGTACCACGTCCCTTAGAACCCTGCGGCTGTATCTGCAATGGCGATATTACTCGCCTTGAACTGGCCGGTCTGGAGCAGGTGCACGGCGAATAGGAGGCCGCCAAAACCTCCGTTAAAACCTCCGCCAACAATCAGGACCCTGTGGCGGCCCTAAAAGAGTATATGGGTTTGCAGGAAGAGCAAATGTGGCGATTCTCCTGCTGGCTCTGGGCAGCTTGCTCAGGCTCACGGCTGTGACAAAGAAAAGGGCGTTGAACTCCAGCCGCAGAATATTGCCCATAAACATTGCCCATATTCTATTGCTGAATGAGCATAGGAGGGGGTCAGTTGCGCAGTCATTCCTGTTGATAACGCGTGGTCGACTATTTAGGTGATAGGCAAGGCACTGCGACCTAGGGATGCTGGAAATCAATCATTATTCTTTCCCACACACTCAGTTGTAGCAAAGAATCGACGGATGATGGTAAGACGAGAGCGCCAAATTTCCTGCAATCTTACATATTCACCAGGACCAATAATCGT
Protein-coding sequences here:
- a CDS encoding uncharacterized protein (transcript_id=CADANIAT00001023), whose amino-acid sequence is MKQSTVALLGVGMLGGAAALPAGQLANGPQDAASMHNLQARQVAGTNEQGIVPPVTDYVFGSPPVIPYPTWGMFAPGTEFNADAFAAAFLEVGGLPSSTSTTVSEASVTPAASPIPAVATAGTSISTPAASAATSAVSRATPA
- a CDS encoding uncharacterized protein (transcript_id=CADANIAT00001024), with product MPSVLQALGTRGPGHVPHHCARFGVGRGQEDLIQTRQREAVQDIVLLSSGSFASPRVPSYPDITKYKRRLFHTARLGLPVHRRAIRDFKAHWVG